In a single window of the Deinococcus sp. Leaf326 genome:
- a CDS encoding bifunctional diguanylate cyclase/phosphodiesterase, which yields MQQAMNDQVAEIQAVDTPKTEEANRLLETKVQERTYDLESLNRQLQHDAMHDALTGLPNRALLMDRLEQAIERQRSASTSFAVLFLDVDRFKLVNDSLGHAAGDELLLAIAARLQASVAPVNTVGRLGGDEFTLLLEDVQSREEVIQRVKMVLHHLAVPFSVAGQELRITASIGIALSSDEPTGADELLRDADIAMYQAKTQHKGGHRFFEPTMYERRVTLLNLQRDLRQAVEQSQLRVYYQPILRLSDQVVMGVEALVRWQHPEHGMISPAEFIPLAEESGLICEIDLWVLREGCRQLRGWNAGRATPLTLSVNLSAQHFDQPDIVEQVKWILAEEETETQRIHLEITESLLMADNIQALEALRAFRALGVKVVVDDFGTGYSSLSYLQRFPLDGLKIDRSFVTMAAEQPEVIQTIVTLGRTLNMHVVAEGLEEDAQIRQLREMECDFGQGYGFARPLPPQELSEFLREC from the coding sequence ATGCAGCAGGCGATGAACGACCAGGTCGCTGAGATCCAAGCGGTGGATACGCCCAAAACCGAGGAGGCGAACAGGCTGCTGGAGACCAAGGTCCAGGAACGTACCTACGATCTTGAGAGCCTCAATCGGCAGCTCCAGCACGACGCGATGCATGATGCCCTGACCGGCTTGCCCAACCGGGCCCTATTGATGGACCGACTGGAACAGGCCATCGAGCGCCAGCGGAGTGCCTCCACTTCATTCGCGGTCTTGTTCCTAGACGTTGACCGTTTCAAGCTGGTGAATGACAGCCTGGGTCATGCAGCAGGCGATGAGCTTCTCCTGGCGATCGCTGCGCGGCTGCAGGCCAGTGTTGCTCCGGTCAATACCGTCGGCCGCCTTGGAGGGGATGAGTTCACGCTGCTCTTGGAAGACGTGCAGTCCCGTGAAGAGGTGATCCAACGCGTCAAAATGGTGCTGCACCACCTTGCAGTGCCATTCTCCGTGGCCGGTCAGGAACTCAGAATTACTGCGAGCATTGGCATCGCCCTGAGCTCTGACGAGCCCACAGGAGCAGATGAGCTGTTACGGGATGCCGATATCGCGATGTACCAGGCCAAGACGCAGCATAAGGGGGGACACCGCTTCTTCGAACCGACGATGTATGAGCGGCGGGTCACCCTGTTGAATCTGCAACGCGATCTGCGTCAGGCGGTTGAACAGTCGCAATTGCGGGTCTATTACCAACCGATCCTCCGGTTGAGCGATCAGGTCGTCATGGGAGTCGAGGCGCTGGTCCGCTGGCAACATCCGGAGCACGGGATGATCTCGCCAGCAGAGTTCATTCCATTGGCGGAGGAGAGCGGACTGATCTGTGAGATCGATCTGTGGGTACTCCGGGAAGGATGCCGCCAGTTGAGGGGATGGAACGCGGGACGGGCGACGCCGTTGACGTTGAGCGTGAATCTTTCCGCACAGCATTTCGACCAGCCGGACATTGTTGAGCAGGTGAAGTGGATCCTGGCGGAAGAAGAGACCGAGACCCAGCGGATCCATCTGGAAATTACAGAAAGCCTGCTGATGGCTGACAATATCCAGGCGCTCGAGGCCCTCCGTGCGTTCCGAGCCTTAGGGGTGAAGGTGGTGGTTGATGATTTTGGGACGGGATACTCCAGCTTGAGCTATCTCCAGCGCTTCCCACTTGATGGCCTGAAGATTGACCGCTCATTTGTGACGATGGCGGCGGAACAACCAGAAGTGATCCAGACGATCGTGACGTTGGGCCGCACGTTGAACATGCATGTGGTGGCTGAAGGACTGGAGGAAGACGCGCAAATTCGGCAGCTGCGAGAGATGGAGTGCGACTTCGGTCAAGGCTATGGATTTGCCCGGCCTTTGCCTCCACAGGAACTGAGTGAGTTTCTTCGGGAATGTTGA